A window from Nitrospirota bacterium encodes these proteins:
- the bfr gene encoding bacterioferritin translates to MKAKEGVINILNKILTADLTAINQYFVHAKMCENWGYERLHHKVRERSMAEMKDADELIGHILYLDGVPNVQRMNTVQVGETVPEQLKLDLKAEQEMLTLLSEGVVHCTKVGDFTTRHMLEDMAKDVDGHIDWIEMQMETIKQVGLENYLAEQIKKDS, encoded by the coding sequence ATGAAAGCTAAAGAGGGCGTCATCAACATTCTCAATAAGATTTTGACAGCGGACTTGACGGCAATCAATCAGTACTTTGTCCATGCCAAGATGTGTGAGAATTGGGGCTACGAACGCCTCCATCATAAAGTGCGAGAGCGCAGCATGGCTGAGATGAAGGATGCCGATGAACTCATCGGCCACATTCTTTATCTGGATGGTGTGCCGAACGTGCAGCGTATGAATACGGTGCAGGTGGGCGAAACAGTTCCTGAGCAGCTCAAGCTCGATCTCAAGGCGGAGCAGGAAATGTTGACGTTGCTCAGCGAAGGCGTGGTGCACTGTACGAAGGTAGGCGACTTTACAACCCGCCATATGTTGGAAGATATGGCGAAAGACGTCGATGGGCATATCGATTGGATTGAGATGCAGATGGAAACGATCAAGCAGGTCGGTCTTGAAAATTATCTCGCCGAGCAGATTAAGAAGGACAGCTGA
- the topA gene encoding type I DNA topoisomerase, which yields MAKALIIVESPTKARTISKYLGRGYSVMASVGHIKDLPTSKLGVDLEHDFEPQYVTIKGKSKVLAEIKKKAEQVDKVFLAPDPDREGEAIAWHLEQELVGKPKSKSRKRTEGKVFRVLFNEITESAIKRALQSPGQVDMKLVNAQQARRVLDRIVGYQGSQLLWAKVRRGLSMGRVQSVAMRLICEREQEREAFRAEEYWSIAVVLSGTNPPPFEAKLYSINGQDASIATETDARRIVESIQGKDFVVGSIERKEKKRNPVAPFITSRLQQEAARKLHFSSKKTMTLAQKLYEGIEIGAEGPTGLITYMRTDSPRISSEAMAEARQVIQDRFGSEYLPATPNVYKTQKAAQEAHEAIRPTSAARDPESIRQYLEPDVHRLYQLIWNRFIASQMVPAILDVTRVESSPVMTTGEFLFRSTGTVVKFPGHTIVYMEGIDKELFSQRQKNQQEVEDESERQLPLLSEGEHLRLVSQEGQTVPGVLSKQHFTQPPPRYNEALLIKELEEKGIGRPSTYASIISTIQDRKYAEKVDGRFGPTETGRTVNDFLMKGFPDLINVDFTSHMEEELDEVEEGGKPWVTAVRGFYGTFSTDLQKAKMIPGPKDTVEPPTDIPCEKCGRMMEIKWGRNGKFLACPAYKDKPPCKNTQNFEKLEDGTIKIVPKVELTTDEKCEKCSSPMVVKTGRFGKFIACSAYPECKTTKPLALGVKCPQPGCGGDLVQKRTRKGRSFFACSKYPACEYALWDRPINKACPTCSAPFLIEKVSKQVGRSVQCRSEECGYREAG from the coding sequence ATGGCCAAAGCACTCATTATTGTCGAATCCCCGACTAAAGCACGGACCATTAGCAAGTATCTTGGGCGGGGTTATTCCGTCATGGCCTCAGTCGGCCATATCAAGGATCTACCAACGAGCAAGCTTGGAGTTGACTTGGAACACGATTTTGAGCCGCAGTATGTGACGATCAAGGGGAAATCGAAGGTATTGGCGGAGATTAAAAAGAAGGCGGAACAGGTTGACAAGGTGTTTCTCGCGCCGGACCCTGACCGAGAAGGCGAAGCTATTGCCTGGCATCTCGAGCAGGAGTTGGTCGGCAAACCCAAATCCAAGTCCAGAAAACGAACAGAGGGCAAGGTCTTTCGGGTACTCTTCAACGAAATCACGGAATCGGCCATCAAACGTGCACTGCAATCGCCTGGGCAGGTTGACATGAAGCTGGTGAACGCGCAGCAGGCTCGCCGGGTGCTTGATCGGATTGTGGGATACCAAGGGAGCCAGCTTCTTTGGGCCAAGGTGCGTCGCGGACTCAGCATGGGCCGGGTCCAATCTGTGGCGATGCGATTGATTTGTGAGCGCGAACAAGAACGAGAGGCGTTTCGTGCAGAAGAGTATTGGTCGATTGCGGTGGTCCTGTCAGGAACCAATCCTCCTCCGTTCGAAGCTAAATTGTACAGTATCAACGGACAGGATGCCTCGATTGCAACGGAAACCGATGCGCGGCGCATTGTCGAGTCCATTCAAGGAAAAGACTTCGTTGTCGGTTCGATTGAGCGAAAAGAAAAGAAACGGAATCCTGTCGCGCCCTTCATCACCAGTCGACTCCAACAAGAGGCTGCGCGGAAATTACATTTTTCCTCGAAGAAAACGATGACGCTTGCGCAGAAACTGTACGAAGGGATTGAGATTGGGGCGGAAGGTCCAACTGGTCTCATTACATACATGAGAACGGATTCTCCGCGTATTTCGAGCGAGGCGATGGCCGAAGCGCGCCAGGTGATCCAGGATCGGTTTGGGTCGGAGTACTTGCCTGCCACGCCGAACGTGTATAAGACTCAGAAGGCAGCGCAAGAAGCGCACGAAGCGATCCGCCCCACATCGGCGGCGCGCGACCCGGAGTCGATCAGGCAGTACCTAGAGCCGGACGTCCATAGGTTGTACCAGTTGATCTGGAATCGGTTTATTGCGTCGCAAATGGTTCCCGCGATTCTCGATGTGACTCGCGTGGAGTCGAGCCCGGTGATGACGACTGGGGAATTTCTGTTCCGATCGACCGGCACCGTGGTGAAGTTCCCTGGCCATACGATTGTCTATATGGAGGGGATCGACAAGGAGCTCTTCTCGCAGAGGCAAAAGAATCAGCAGGAGGTCGAAGACGAGTCCGAACGCCAGTTGCCTCTGCTGAGCGAGGGAGAACACCTTCGGCTCGTATCCCAGGAGGGGCAGACCGTTCCCGGTGTGCTGTCGAAACAACACTTTACTCAGCCTCCGCCCCGGTATAACGAAGCGTTGTTGATCAAGGAATTGGAAGAAAAGGGCATCGGTCGGCCATCCACCTATGCGAGTATTATTTCGACGATTCAAGATCGAAAATATGCCGAAAAGGTCGACGGACGGTTCGGCCCCACCGAAACAGGGCGAACCGTGAACGATTTTCTCATGAAGGGATTCCCAGACCTGATCAACGTCGACTTCACCTCGCACATGGAGGAGGAGTTGGACGAAGTCGAAGAAGGCGGCAAGCCGTGGGTCACGGCGGTGCGTGGGTTTTACGGAACCTTCTCTACGGATCTTCAAAAGGCGAAGATGATCCCTGGCCCCAAGGACACGGTGGAGCCGCCGACGGATATTCCCTGCGAGAAGTGCGGCAGGATGATGGAGATCAAATGGGGGCGAAACGGTAAGTTTCTCGCCTGCCCCGCGTACAAGGACAAACCCCCCTGCAAGAATACGCAGAATTTTGAAAAGCTCGAGGATGGCACCATTAAAATCGTCCCCAAAGTCGAGTTAACGACAGATGAGAAGTGCGAGAAATGCAGCAGTCCGATGGTGGTCAAGACCGGGAGGTTTGGCAAGTTTATCGCCTGCTCCGCCTATCCGGAGTGCAAGACCACCAAGCCGCTCGCATTGGGTGTGAAGTGTCCTCAACCAGGCTGTGGCGGAGACCTCGTTCAGAAACGTACGAGAAAGGGGCGCTCGTTCTTTGCGTGCAGTAAATATCCTGCCTGTGAGTATGCCCTGTGGGATCGCCCGATCAACAAGGCCTGCCCGACCTGCAGCGCCCCGTTCCTCATTGAAAAAGTCAGCAAACAAGTCGGCCGCAGCGTTCAATGCCGCAGTGAGGAGTGTGGCTACCGCGAAGCAGGATAG
- a CDS encoding FMN-binding protein → MFTHIRPIHITTICAVLMFSATDAFSAERIWDNDLHRYLSEEEINHADVYMTEDDALKLTFPKSGRIRKDLIRLTAERKTQIEERIGWKFPEEVFEFYIGETGAQIDGYALIQNTIGKHKHMTYLVGVDTAGACTNVELLVFREAKGSEVRTKRFNVQYEGKTVQDPVRINKDIINITGATMSVRSISAGVKRALVLVDEFYLKPAGLGSDTVAARKSEKGIFGSIFGN, encoded by the coding sequence ATGTTCACTCACATAAGGCCGATCCACATCACAACCATCTGCGCGGTCCTCATGTTCTCCGCCACCGATGCATTTTCGGCGGAACGGATCTGGGACAACGATCTGCACCGATATCTCAGCGAGGAGGAAATAAACCACGCCGATGTCTATATGACGGAGGATGATGCTTTAAAACTTACGTTCCCGAAGTCCGGCCGAATTCGGAAAGACCTCATCCGGCTGACGGCCGAGAGAAAGACTCAGATAGAAGAACGGATCGGTTGGAAGTTTCCCGAGGAAGTGTTCGAGTTCTACATCGGCGAGACCGGCGCTCAGATTGACGGGTACGCCTTGATTCAAAATACCATCGGCAAACATAAACATATGACGTATCTGGTCGGAGTCGATACCGCAGGAGCTTGTACAAATGTGGAATTATTGGTGTTTCGTGAGGCCAAAGGCAGCGAAGTTCGAACCAAACGATTCAATGTGCAATACGAAGGCAAGACCGTTCAGGATCCTGTTCGCATCAACAAAGACATCATCAACATTACTGGCGCCACCATGTCCGTTCGCTCAATCAGCGCCGGTGTCAAGCGCGCCCTCGTCCTAGTCGATGAATTCTATCTCAAGCCGGCAGGACTCGGCAGCGACACAGTAGCAGCGAGGAAATCGGAGAAGGGGATTTTTGGCTCCATCTTTGGAAACTAA
- a CDS encoding HD domain-containing protein — translation MQPYISEQIHPAIITTQAMLRKIDRLRLPLASRRDVESILVRQVSKEIDRALPWQRGHGRRTATISLLIGQVLDLTSCELHDLKLAAFLHDIGILMLPAHLSAGKYLLESEDYVALQNHSRLGATLLDPFIFIKEASILIAHHHERWDGSGYPYGIRGKFIPLGARILSVADAFDAIKVPRVYDYVLRNAIALRMLFISSGTHFDPSVVEALAQALASHAADEALRDNSQ, via the coding sequence ATGCAACCTTACATCTCTGAGCAGATTCACCCGGCGATCATCACGACGCAGGCGATGCTCCGAAAGATCGATCGTCTTCGACTCCCTCTGGCATCACGCCGTGACGTCGAAAGCATCCTCGTCCGGCAAGTCAGCAAAGAAATCGATCGCGCACTCCCCTGGCAGAGAGGCCATGGCCGGAGAACTGCTACGATCTCGTTACTGATTGGACAAGTACTCGATCTGACTTCATGCGAGTTGCACGATCTGAAACTTGCCGCCTTTCTCCACGATATTGGGATCTTGATGCTTCCCGCCCACCTCTCAGCGGGCAAATATCTGCTTGAATCTGAAGACTACGTCGCCCTTCAGAATCATTCGCGGCTTGGCGCGACATTGCTTGACCCATTTATCTTCATAAAAGAGGCCTCCATCCTCATCGCACACCACCACGAACGGTGGGATGGATCTGGGTATCCTTACGGCATCAGGGGGAAGTTCATCCCGCTCGGAGCGAGAATCCTATCCGTCGCTGACGCCTTTGACGCCATCAAGGTTCCTCGTGTCTACGATTACGTCTTGCGCAATGCCATTGCTCTGAGGATGCTTTTCATCTCATCAGGAACCCATTTCGACCCCTCCGTTGTAGAAGCGCTTGCGCAGGCCTTGGCGAGTCATGCAGCGGACGAAGCCCTGCGTGACAATAGCCAATGA